The proteins below come from a single Haemorhous mexicanus isolate bHaeMex1 chromosome 18, bHaeMex1.pri, whole genome shotgun sequence genomic window:
- the SLC2A4RG gene encoding SLC2A4 regulator, which translates to MLRVLDAGLERCLALHSAVQCIPVPRHRKLSGKAGIDEVMAAAVLTSLSASPLVLGNPPATHAPEPGSEVWKEAPAMSSSCSSSSNTSGDWSWDPSSDRSTPSTPSPPLSSHVPSTFLPGPLPDEGPDEPDGTHFVFGEPTPRKRKNSTKVMFKCLWKSCGKVLSSSSGMQKHIRTMHLGRKADLEQSDGEEDFYYTELDVDVEALTDGLSSLTPVSPTSSVPPAFPGPEAPLPPALPILDLALASPCSPPGPPGRCHVHTDHAYQGCRTPPRPPVSPTVPTPPPPKPPAVPRRPRGEAKKCRKVYGMEHREMWCTACRWKKACQRFLD; encoded by the exons ATGCTGCGGGTGCTGGACGCGGGGCTGGAGCGCTGCCTGGCGCTGCACTCGGCCGTGCAGTGCATCCCCGTGCCCCGGCACAG GAAGCTCTCGGGCAAGGCGGGCATTGATGAGGTGATGGCAGCTGCGGTGCTCACCAGCCTCTCCGCCAGCCCGCTGGTGCTCGGGAACCCACCGGCCACTCATGCCCCAG AGCCTGGCAGTGAGGTCTGGAAGGAGGCTCCTGCTAtgtcctccagctgcagcagcagcagcaacaccaGCGGGGACTGGAGCTGGGACCCCTCCAGCGACCGATCCACCCCCTCCACCCCCTCACCCCCCCTCTCCAGCCACGTCCCCAGCACCTTCCTGCCTGGCCCACTCCCAGATGAGGGCCCTGATGAGCCCGACGGCACCCACTTCGTCTTTGGAGAGCCCACCCCACGGAAGAGGAAG AACTCCACCAAGGTGATGTTCAAGTGCTTGTGGAAGAGTTGCGGCAAagtcctcagcagctcctcagggatgcAGAAGCACATCCGGACTATGCACCTTGG ccgGAAGGCCGACCTGGAGCAGAGTGATGGTGAGGAGGATTTCTACTACACGGAGCTGGACGTGGACGTGGAGGCGCTGACTGACGGGCTCTCCAGCCTCACCCCGGTCTCTCCCACCTCCTCGGTGCCTCCCGCCTTCCCCGGCCCCGAGGCTCCTCTGCCACCGGCGCTGCCCATCCTCGACCTGGCCCTGgcctccccctgcagccccccggggCCCCCCGGCCGCTGCCACGTCCACACTGACCACGCGTACCAg GGCTGCCGGACCCCCCCACGGCCACCCGtgtcccccactgtccccaccccGCCACCACCCAAGCCACCGgccgtgcccag GCGGCCGCGGGGCGAGGCCAAGAAGTGCCGCAAGGTGTACGGCATGGAGCACCGGGAGATGTGGTGCACGGCGTGCCGCTGGAAGAAGGCGTGCCAGCGCTTCCTCGACTGA
- the LIME1 gene encoding lck-interacting transmembrane adapter 1 yields MAAASGEGTAGTRLLPAGTALALLGGLVYLGTLCAACKRKGRKKVAPDGVKLVDEALLCRTQLRSLSKSDTKLHELYRVKVRDVQRPASLDLPSPTAPGGESLHSSGLLHRELPQIPVPEPTATSPAPDQTYSNLLFTPLRKPAPDAVYECLAVGEEGTPVPPMPAGTQVSPPRAVHGAADYACVHKVKKVVSVEVQDGAVAGASGAQHCWDGAGSAPHAKLEEMYSTVCKATKKKSPVPASTPRAVKEGGSGWPPPCQQEGAPAAPGPPDPCYESINDRAWPAQACGPDPDYEAVDINWKKAAKRDKPGKPCVPENLYESVVDVWAGGSRKASARTAANGLEVYITNL; encoded by the exons atggctgcagccagcggcgaggggacagcagggacccggctcctgccagctggcactgccctggccctgctcggTGGCCTGGTCTACCTGGGCACCCTGTGTGCTGCCTGCAAACG gaagggcaggaagaaGGTTGCTCCAGACGGGGTGAAGCTCGTGGATGAG gccctgctctgccgGACACAGCTGCGGTCACTCAGCAAGTCGGACACGAAGCTGCACGAGCTGTACCGGGTGAAGGTCAGAGATG TCCAGCGTCCGGCCAGCCTGGATCTTCCCAGTCCCACGGCCCCTGGGGGTGaatccctgcacagctcaggccTCCTGCACCGTGAGCTGCCCCAGATCCCCGTCCCTGAGCCCAcggccacctccccagcccccgACCAGACCTACTCCAACCTGCTCTTCACCCCGCTGCGGAAACCAGCGCCAGACGCTGTCTATGAGTGCCTGGCAGTGGGGGAGGAGGGCACCCCGGTGCCCCCCATGCCAGCTGgcacccaggtgtcccctccacGGGCTGTGCATGGGGCAGCTGATTACGCCTGTGTCCACAAAGTGAAGAAGGTGGTGTCGGTGGAGGtgcaggatggggctgtggcaggagcctctggagcacagcactgctgggatggtgcaggcagtgcccctCATGCCAAG CTGGAGGAGATGTACTCGACGGTGTGCAAAGCCACCAAGAAGAAATCCCCGGTCCCTGCATCAACCCCGAGGGCTGTGAAGGAGGGGGGGTCTGGGTGGCCGCCCCCCTGCCAGCAGGAGggggccccagcagccccaggtcccCCTGACCCCTGTTACGAGTCCATCAACGACAGAGCATGGCCTGCTCAGGCCTGTGGCCCCGACCCTGACTATGAGGCTGTGGACATTAACTGGAAGAAGGCAGCAAAACGGGACAAGCCAGGGAAGCCCTGTGTCCCCGAGAACCTCTATGAGAGTGTGGTGGACGTCTGGGCAGGGGGGTCCCGGAAAGCCTCTGCCCGGACAGCAGCCAATGGGCTGGAGGTTTACATCACCAACCTATag